In Bacteroidota bacterium, the following proteins share a genomic window:
- a CDS encoding T9SS type A sorting domain-containing protein, giving the protein MHGKIPFLVVILFFASFVSVAGNASPLTFTAVSSSVFIATLDHSFHLNYGCKYPITFQMTIPAGAEKLQARRKYSGGDDWTTLAEKTSRDTFNAVEAVRFDYGNTIAYVSAAFSELSDSLLIQIADSLSNPVVFHFDGISKYYDNRNAVVTVSADDWSDWVVEDGRFPTLIDIFRSYNLYVTVGVITSGDYTTRNTWGILQQQLDSGFVEAASHSRTHPATPYSDPVGEVVGSSQDIKNALQLPPLFALKTTPYVYTWIAPYGDYDSTVDSLSGVAGYLAERLYANLDTTNPREYVYGDSALSAWDPNRSHFKPFFPTVELGAPSWGGGDTSLPSLNGLFDSVVAKGDIYHCMWHPQVLYSDRDLSYLRSHLSYISNRNNIWYVNLGHLYLYSLMQESTSPVITAVAKPQMIPQTLQLSQNYPNPFNPSTVIEFTVPNGGHASLKIFNALGQEVATLFDGFAPAGIRHQITFDASRFASGMYFSRLEFGGQMQFKKMVLLK; this is encoded by the coding sequence ATGCATGGTAAAATTCCTTTCCTTGTTGTCATTTTATTCTTCGCCAGCTTCGTCTCGGTCGCCGGCAATGCTTCGCCCCTTACCTTCACCGCAGTTTCGAGCAGCGTGTTCATAGCGACATTGGACCACTCTTTCCATCTGAATTATGGCTGCAAGTATCCGATCACATTTCAGATGACAATTCCGGCCGGCGCTGAAAAGTTGCAGGCGAGGCGAAAATATTCGGGCGGCGATGACTGGACAACTCTCGCAGAAAAAACCTCGCGGGATACATTTAATGCCGTCGAAGCGGTCCGCTTCGATTACGGCAATACTATTGCTTACGTCTCGGCCGCTTTTTCGGAGCTGAGCGATTCCTTGCTTATTCAAATCGCCGATTCGCTCTCGAACCCGGTGGTTTTCCATTTTGATGGGATCAGCAAGTACTACGACAACAGAAACGCGGTGGTCACCGTGAGCGCAGACGATTGGTCCGATTGGGTTGTAGAGGATGGGCGATTTCCTACACTCATAGACATTTTCCGCTCGTACAATCTCTACGTCACTGTCGGCGTCATTACTTCGGGCGATTATACCACGCGCAACACGTGGGGGATTCTGCAGCAGCAATTGGATTCCGGATTTGTCGAAGCTGCGTCTCACAGCAGGACTCATCCAGCGACGCCGTATTCCGACCCTGTGGGTGAGGTCGTCGGCTCCTCCCAGGACATTAAAAATGCTCTTCAATTGCCTCCGCTTTTTGCTCTGAAGACGACCCCGTACGTTTACACATGGATTGCTCCGTACGGTGATTATGACTCAACGGTCGATTCGTTGAGCGGGGTCGCCGGATATCTTGCAGAGAGACTGTATGCCAATTTGGATACGACGAATCCGCGCGAATATGTGTACGGAGATTCTGCCCTGAGCGCGTGGGATCCAAATCGTAGTCACTTTAAGCCGTTCTTTCCAACGGTAGAACTCGGCGCCCCTTCTTGGGGAGGAGGAGATACCAGCCTGCCGTCGCTCAACGGGCTGTTCGATTCTGTCGTTGCCAAGGGGGACATCTATCACTGCATGTGGCATCCGCAGGTGCTCTACAGCGACCGGGACCTGTCATACCTTCGCTCGCATCTTAGCTATATCAGCAACCGGAACAACATCTGGTATGTCAATCTCGGGCATCTTTATCTTTACAGCCTGATGCAGGAATCGACGAGCCCTGTTATAACCGCCGTCGCGAAGCCTCAGATGATCCCCCAAACGCTGCAATTGTCCCAAAATTATCCGAACCCATTCAATCCATCAACGGTCATTGAGTTTACGGTTCCGAACGGCGGCCATGCGTCGTTAAAGATCTTCAATGCACTTGGACAGGAGGTCGCAACGCTTTTTGACGGGTTCGCACCTGCGGGAATTCGTCATCAAATCACGTTCGACGCATCGCGCTTTGCAAGCGGGATGTATTTTTCCCGGCTGGAGTTTGGCGGGCAAATGCAATTTAAAAAGATGGTTCTGTTGAAATAG
- the bfr gene encoding bacterioferritin — protein MKGNEKLIGILNDLLADELTAISQYMLHSEMCDNWGFEKLHKEIEHQAKEEMQHAEWLIGRLLFLEGMPTLSKLHQIRVGKNVPEIIGNDEEAELGAIRAYNAAINAAGEAGDGSTADLLTTILKMEEAHYDWGRKQRGQIEQLGLPNYLTNQA, from the coding sequence ATGAAAGGGAACGAAAAATTAATCGGCATTCTCAACGATTTGCTGGCAGACGAGTTGACCGCTATCAGCCAGTATATGCTTCATTCGGAAATGTGTGACAACTGGGGGTTCGAAAAACTTCACAAAGAGATCGAGCACCAGGCGAAAGAAGAAATGCAGCACGCCGAATGGCTCATCGGTCGTCTCTTGTTCCTGGAGGGGATGCCCACGCTGTCGAAGCTTCATCAGATCCGCGTCGGTAAGAATGTCCCGGAGATCATCGGCAACGATGAAGAGGCGGAACTGGGAGCGATTCGCGCGTACAATGCAGCGATCAATGCCGCCGGTGAGGCAGGCGATGGATCGACGGCCGATCTTCTCACAACCATCCTCAAGATGGAAGAAGCGCACTATGACTGGGGCCGAAAACAGAGAGGGCAGATCGAGCAGCTCGGCCTGCCAAACTACTTAACGAATCAAGCGTAA
- a CDS encoding glycosyl hydrolase family 28-related protein, which translates to MKFTRHVLFILAVILSVAAGTSPLTKCFAKGSAGAFNVKEFGATGDGKTLDTRAINNAIKTASDSGGGTVYFPSGTYLTGTFELCSNVTLQLEAGAVIEGSRTLSDYKLKSDFNLKGYRSGESGEGLRAGLIVANRARNIAITGRGTIHGNGISFMDTTTPHYGDDFEKKSTRQGEDFLSPKFGISDGPVKPSMAWSDRPGALIILAECENVLVKEITIKDSPNWTVNISHCEDVEVTGINILNNPLIPNNDGINITAKNARISDCNIWTADDGIAANDCENLVVTNCILSSRSAAIRFTGGRYCTFQNLIFRETNRGIGIFGWAENVFFSDIQIQTQQFTGDWWGKAEPIYIAVNLNQNAAGDALIKNVTFSNISADAENGIMIFGTPNNVVKNITFDRIQLRIQGGRHGDAVGGNFDLRGMGAGLDSNIFKHDIPGLYCQYVDGIHIHDFELAWADSLPDYFSDGIYIEHFNDLSIDGFTGRQGQASGSCIVAKHGTTLSISSSKAAKGAHKFLSAEDVKDQRSFINNDLIDAAEPANPANYQFNVWSGNYPQPKNLRNGRHPQ; encoded by the coding sequence ATGAAATTTACACGGCATGTTCTTTTCATCCTTGCTGTCATTCTTTCGGTGGCAGCTGGAACTTCCCCTCTAACGAAGTGTTTTGCGAAAGGGTCCGCCGGGGCGTTCAATGTAAAAGAATTTGGAGCAACAGGGGATGGGAAAACACTCGATACTCGTGCAATTAACAATGCCATCAAAACTGCATCGGATTCCGGAGGAGGGACCGTTTATTTTCCGTCCGGAACATATCTGACGGGCACATTCGAATTATGCAGCAACGTTACGCTTCAACTGGAGGCAGGGGCGGTCATCGAAGGAAGCCGAACTCTCTCCGACTATAAGCTCAAGTCTGATTTTAATCTGAAAGGATACAGGAGCGGAGAATCAGGCGAAGGACTGCGGGCGGGACTCATTGTGGCAAACAGAGCAAGAAACATAGCGATCACAGGACGCGGTACGATCCATGGCAACGGAATTTCATTCATGGACACGACGACTCCTCACTACGGCGACGACTTTGAAAAGAAAAGTACGCGGCAAGGAGAGGATTTTTTGAGTCCGAAATTTGGAATTTCCGACGGACCGGTCAAGCCGTCGATGGCATGGAGCGACCGCCCCGGCGCGCTTATTATCCTGGCCGAATGCGAAAATGTCCTGGTGAAGGAGATCACGATCAAAGACTCCCCCAACTGGACGGTCAATATTTCACACTGCGAGGACGTGGAAGTCACGGGGATCAACATCTTGAACAATCCTCTGATTCCGAACAATGACGGAATTAACATCACGGCTAAAAATGCGCGCATTTCGGACTGCAACATTTGGACGGCGGACGATGGGATTGCCGCCAATGATTGTGAAAATCTTGTGGTCACAAATTGCATCCTCTCATCCCGTTCAGCGGCGATACGATTCACCGGGGGAAGATACTGCACCTTCCAGAACCTGATTTTCCGAGAAACCAATCGCGGGATAGGAATTTTCGGCTGGGCTGAAAACGTCTTTTTTTCGGATATTCAGATCCAAACGCAGCAGTTCACCGGCGATTGGTGGGGAAAGGCGGAACCGATTTATATCGCCGTCAATCTTAACCAAAATGCCGCCGGGGATGCGCTCATCAAGAATGTCACGTTCTCGAATATTTCGGCCGATGCGGAAAACGGCATCATGATTTTTGGGACGCCGAATAATGTCGTCAAAAATATAACGTTCGACCGGATTCAATTAAGGATACAAGGGGGGCGCCACGGCGATGCCGTCGGCGGAAATTTTGACCTTCGCGGCATGGGAGCCGGTTTGGATTCAAACATTTTCAAGCATGATATCCCGGGCTTGTACTGCCAGTATGTTGACGGCATTCATATTCACGATTTCGAGCTGGCTTGGGCGGACTCGCTCCCCGATTATTTCTCTGACGGCATTTACATCGAGCATTTCAATGATCTCTCCATCGACGGGTTTACCGGAAGGCAGGGGCAGGCATCGGGATCATGTATCGTGGCAAAGCATGGCACAACCTTGTCAATCTCCAGCAGCAAAGCGGCGAAGGGAGCACACAAATTTCTTTCCGCCGAAGATGTCAAAGACCAGCGTTCGTTCATCAATAACGATCTGATCGACGCAGCGGAGCCAGCGAACCCGGCCAATTATCAATTCAATGTCTGGTCGGGCAACTATCCCCAGCCCAAAAATCTGCGAAATGGCAGGCATCCTCAATAA